A part of Chanodichthys erythropterus isolate Z2021 chromosome 4, ASM2448905v1, whole genome shotgun sequence genomic DNA contains:
- the LOC137019464 gene encoding small leucine-rich protein 1-like, which produces MYSPTVFLNELPGWYMWTGIFLPVTALLLLFIAYLSWRIRKTEEELAMAADPRETASQFSFGPRYRRRKETRSRT; this is translated from the exons ATGTATTCTCCAACAGTGTTCCTGAACGAGCTCCCGGGATGGTATATGTGGACGGGGATCTTCTTACCTGTGACGGCACTCCTGCTGCTGTTCATCGCTTATCTCAGCTGGAGGATCCGCAAGA CAGAGGAAGAGTTGGCCATGGCCGCAGACCCTCGGGAAACAGCGTCTCAGTTCAGTTTCGGACCGCGTTACAGACGCAGGAAAGAGACGAGGAGCCGCacttga